A genomic region of Pseudomonas abietaniphila contains the following coding sequences:
- the pedF gene encoding cytochrome c-550 PedF, whose amino-acid sequence MTTKNLTPPETEIRSQKRSLLLGALMLGGLLVSNLAQAHGDVVPHAVATDGLEQLGPEWRAENPYRESRDHDKALEIGKSAYTQNCAACHGLEAISGGIAPDLRHLDVGSAGDEWFVERVRNGAVRDGRVYMPKMADYLSQEALWAVRTYLDSVHTEE is encoded by the coding sequence ATGACAACAAAAAACCTGACCCCGCCTGAGACCGAAATCCGAAGCCAGAAACGAAGCTTGCTGTTGGGCGCACTGATGCTCGGTGGTCTGCTCGTCAGCAACCTGGCTCAGGCTCACGGTGATGTGGTGCCCCATGCCGTCGCCACCGATGGCCTTGAACAACTGGGGCCTGAGTGGCGGGCCGAAAACCCCTATCGCGAGTCCAGGGATCACGACAAGGCTCTGGAAATCGGCAAGTCGGCCTACACCCAGAACTGCGCCGCCTGCCATGGGCTCGAAGCCATTTCCGGCGGCATCGCGCCGGACCTGCGGCACCTGGACGTCGGCAGTGCGGGCGATGAGTGGTTTGTTGAGCGGGTTCGCAATGGCGCGGTGCGCGACGGTCGTGTGTACATGCCGAAGATGGCCGACTACTTGAGTCAGGAAGCCCTCTGGGCGGTGCGGACTTATCTGGACAGCGTTCACACCGAGGAATGA
- a CDS encoding substrate-binding periplasmic protein: MRAFAVLLSTFFCCLVLMFQPAHAQIRTYDSIIAAGVIKVAVYQDFPPYSFQVDGQARGVDVDLATMLAKALGVRLELMWAPPGEKLDDDLRDLIWRGSQLRGQQLADLMMRVPYDKDYSQKRNDLGELENDHVVMFAPYQTERWQVAFDRTRLDAVPSVAVFAEHPIGVEIDSVPSFYLTSIFNAQFAGSTHHFPSVQAAFAAMHDGKVDAVMAMRGEVDWQLHQAHAPQWSLAENAYPSMGRQTWEIGMAVHESNRQLAYAIEEALETMIREGEVQRIYAAYGMRYDVPEMYR, from the coding sequence ATGCGTGCCTTCGCCGTACTACTGAGCACCTTCTTTTGTTGCCTGGTACTGATGTTCCAGCCTGCCCACGCGCAGATTCGCACCTACGACAGCATCATCGCGGCCGGAGTGATCAAGGTGGCGGTGTACCAGGATTTTCCGCCCTACAGTTTCCAGGTGGACGGGCAGGCCCGCGGCGTTGATGTCGACCTGGCGACGATGCTGGCCAAGGCGTTGGGCGTGCGCCTGGAATTGATGTGGGCGCCGCCCGGCGAAAAGCTCGACGACGACCTGCGCGACCTGATCTGGCGCGGCAGCCAGTTGCGTGGCCAGCAACTGGCAGACCTGATGATGCGCGTGCCCTACGACAAGGATTATTCGCAGAAGCGCAATGACCTCGGCGAGCTGGAAAACGACCACGTCGTGATGTTCGCGCCGTACCAGACTGAGCGCTGGCAGGTCGCCTTCGACCGCACGCGGCTGGACGCCGTGCCCAGTGTCGCAGTGTTTGCCGAACATCCGATCGGCGTCGAGATCGACAGCGTGCCGTCGTTCTACCTGACCTCGATCTTCAACGCACAATTTGCAGGCAGTACTCACCATTTTCCGTCGGTACAAGCGGCGTTCGCGGCCATGCACGACGGCAAAGTGGACGCAGTCATGGCCATGCGGGGCGAGGTGGACTGGCAACTGCATCAGGCCCATGCCCCGCAATGGTCGCTGGCCGAAAACGCTTACCCGAGCATGGGACGGCAGACTTGGGAGATCGGCATGGCGGTGCATGAGAGCAACCGCCAGTTGGCTTACGCCATCGAAGAGGCGCTGGAGACGATGATTCGTGAAGGCGAGGTGCAGCGCATTTACGCCGCGTACGGCATGCGGTACGACGTGCCGGAGATGTACCGGTGA
- a CDS encoding quinoprotein dehydrogenase-associated SoxYZ-like carrier, with the protein MLLCLAGVACADPGKDPVTSVMWDYYQQKFLKGQPYVFDDKVLLRAPPFAEDARQVPIEIDARAYAGEVVRILAWAELNPLPQIVDFQPVERVLPWLSIRIRIEQATPLRAAVLTRDGVWHIGSTTIDAAGGGCTAPSVVRSQPGWEEHMGEVMGGRYPRSGFSRLRVTIAHPMDNGMVSGIPEFYLNQAQLKDAHGTLLATLELFPAVSENPTLGFDIEDDGETQLSLRDISGNLFSAAVK; encoded by the coding sequence TTGCTGCTGTGTCTGGCGGGGGTGGCCTGCGCCGATCCTGGCAAAGACCCGGTCACGTCGGTGATGTGGGACTACTACCAGCAGAAATTCCTGAAGGGTCAGCCCTACGTCTTTGACGATAAGGTGCTTTTACGCGCGCCGCCGTTTGCCGAAGACGCCCGCCAGGTTCCGATCGAGATCGATGCCAGGGCGTATGCGGGTGAGGTGGTGCGGATTCTGGCCTGGGCCGAACTCAATCCCTTGCCGCAGATCGTCGATTTTCAACCGGTCGAGCGGGTGCTGCCGTGGCTGTCGATCCGCATCCGCATTGAGCAGGCCACGCCCTTGCGTGCCGCTGTGTTGACCCGGGATGGCGTCTGGCACATCGGTTCGACCACCATTGACGCAGCGGGCGGAGGGTGCACCGCGCCCAGCGTCGTGCGCAGTCAGCCAGGATGGGAAGAGCACATGGGCGAGGTGATGGGAGGGCGATATCCACGTTCTGGCTTCAGCCGCTTGCGCGTGACGATTGCCCATCCGATGGACAACGGCATGGTCAGCGGCATCCCCGAGTTCTATCTGAATCAGGCGCAACTGAAAGACGCCCACGGCACACTGCTGGCGACGCTGGAGCTGTTTCCGGCCGTGAGTGAGAACCCGACGCTGGGTTTCGATATCGAGGATGACGGCGAAACCCAATTGTCATTGCGCGACATCAGCGGCAACCTGTTCAGCGCGGCCGTGAAATGA
- the ercA gene encoding alcohol dehydrogenase-like regulatory protein ErcA: MSQSLHQLRKFVSPEIIFGAGSRHSVGNYAKTFGARKVLVVSDPGVIAAGWVADVEASLQVHGLEYFIYSNVSPNPRVEEVMLGAELYREHHCDVIVAVGGGSPMDCGKGIGIAVAHGRNILEFEGVDTIRVPSPPLILIPTTAGTSADVSQFVIISDQQERMKFSIVSKAVVPDVSLIDPETTLSMDPFLSACTGIDALVHAIEAFVSTGHGPLTDPHALEAMRLINGNLVQMIANPADIALREKIMLGSMQAGLAFSNAILGAVHAMSHSLGGFLDLPHGLCNAVLVEHVVAFNYSSAPDRFKVIAETLGIDCRGLNHVAISKRLVEHLIALKHQVGFHETLGLQGVSIADIPFLSQHAMGDPCILTNPRVSSQRDVEVVYGEAL; the protein is encoded by the coding sequence ATGAGCCAAAGCCTCCACCAGCTGCGTAAATTCGTGTCCCCGGAAATCATCTTCGGTGCGGGCAGTCGTCACAGCGTGGGCAACTACGCCAAAACCTTCGGCGCACGTAAAGTGCTGGTGGTCAGTGACCCTGGCGTCATCGCTGCCGGATGGGTGGCTGACGTCGAAGCCAGCTTGCAGGTCCATGGCCTGGAATACTTCATCTATAGCAACGTGTCGCCCAACCCCCGGGTCGAAGAAGTCATGCTTGGCGCCGAGCTGTATCGCGAGCACCACTGCGATGTGATTGTCGCCGTGGGCGGCGGCAGTCCGATGGATTGCGGCAAAGGCATCGGCATCGCTGTGGCCCATGGACGCAACATCCTCGAGTTCGAAGGCGTCGACACCATCCGCGTGCCGAGCCCACCCCTGATTTTGATCCCGACCACGGCCGGCACCTCGGCTGACGTGTCGCAGTTCGTGATCATCTCCGATCAACAGGAACGCATGAAATTCTCCATCGTCAGCAAGGCGGTCGTTCCCGACGTGTCGCTGATCGACCCGGAAACCACCTTGAGCATGGACCCGTTCCTGTCTGCATGTACCGGCATCGACGCGCTGGTTCATGCGATTGAAGCGTTCGTCTCGACCGGTCATGGCCCGCTGACCGACCCTCATGCCCTGGAAGCCATGCGCCTGATCAACGGCAATCTGGTGCAGATGATCGCCAACCCTGCCGACATCGCCTTGCGCGAAAAAATCATGCTCGGGAGCATGCAGGCCGGTCTGGCGTTCTCCAATGCCATTCTCGGGGCCGTGCACGCCATGTCCCACAGCCTGGGGGGCTTTCTGGACTTGCCACACGGTCTGTGCAATGCGGTGTTAGTCGAGCACGTGGTGGCGTTCAACTACAGCTCGGCGCCGGACCGCTTCAAGGTGATCGCCGAAACCCTGGGTATCGATTGCCGGGGCCTGAATCACGTCGCCATCAGCAAACGTCTGGTGGAGCACCTGATCGCCCTCAAGCATCAGGTCGGATTTCACGAAACCCTCGGTCTGCAAGGCGTGAGCATCGCTGACATCCCGTTTCTGTCTCAGCATGCGATGGGCGATCCGTGCATCCTGACCAATCCGCGCGTGTCCAGTCAGCGGGACGTCGAAGTGGTGTATGGCGAAGCCCTCTGA
- a CDS encoding ABC transporter substrate-binding protein: MVFHPLLCLALAAWPLLTMAAEDPLQVRIGYLAYIPDPGPVLSNVIPEPRDAGLRGAELAIVDSNSTGRFLKHSYSLTSASTDNSDALLEQARAQHEQGLRLFVVNAPADTLRQLSAAMPDSLLFNAGSPDDSLRSTACLHNVLHTLPSRAMLADALAQFLTVRRLTRWLLIVGQTPDDQAYANALRRAAKRFGHIIVAEKAFTFDNDQRRSAQADMPLFTQTAEYDVVLVADERGDFGEYVPYQTWYPRPVAGTQGLTPTGWHKTVETYGAAQLQKRFEAAAGRWMNDRDFAAWMAVRSIASAVTRLRATDAMQIRELELGDNLPLDGFKGSKLSYRSWNGQLRQPIPVVQPRALVTTSPQDGFLHPGTELDSLGYDKPEVTCTF; encoded by the coding sequence ATGGTGTTTCACCCATTGCTTTGCCTCGCCCTCGCCGCATGGCCGTTGCTGACGATGGCGGCCGAAGATCCTTTGCAGGTGCGCATCGGCTATCTGGCGTATATCCCGGACCCCGGCCCGGTCTTGTCCAACGTCATTCCCGAACCCCGAGACGCCGGGCTTCGCGGCGCAGAGCTGGCCATCGTCGATAGCAACAGCACCGGGCGTTTTCTCAAACACAGCTACAGCCTCACGAGTGCCAGTACGGACAACTCGGACGCATTGCTTGAGCAAGCCAGGGCGCAGCACGAACAGGGTTTGCGCCTGTTTGTGGTCAATGCACCGGCTGACACCTTGCGCCAGCTCAGTGCCGCGATGCCGGACAGCCTGTTGTTCAACGCGGGCAGTCCCGACGACAGCCTGCGCAGCACTGCCTGCCTGCACAACGTGCTGCACACATTGCCCAGCCGCGCGATGCTGGCCGATGCACTCGCGCAGTTTCTCACCGTTCGGCGCTTGACCCGCTGGCTGTTGATCGTCGGCCAGACGCCCGACGACCAGGCCTACGCCAATGCCTTGCGCCGCGCGGCAAAACGCTTCGGTCACATCATCGTCGCGGAGAAAGCTTTTACCTTCGATAACGATCAACGACGCAGCGCTCAGGCCGACATGCCGCTGTTCACCCAGACCGCCGAGTACGACGTGGTGCTGGTGGCGGACGAGCGCGGGGACTTCGGCGAGTACGTGCCCTACCAAACCTGGTACCCGCGCCCGGTGGCGGGCACACAGGGCCTGACCCCGACCGGTTGGCACAAGACCGTGGAAACCTACGGTGCCGCGCAACTGCAGAAACGCTTTGAAGCCGCGGCCGGGCGCTGGATGAACGACCGGGATTTTGCCGCCTGGATGGCCGTGCGCAGCATCGCCAGCGCCGTCACCCGGCTACGGGCCACCGATGCGATGCAGATTCGGGAACTCGAACTGGGCGACAACCTGCCGCTGGACGGCTTCAAGGGCAGCAAGCTCAGCTACCGGTCGTGGAACGGCCAGCTCCGGCAACCGATTCCGGTCGTCCAGCCCCGCGCGCTGGTCACTACTTCCCCGCAGGACGGTTTTCTGCACCCCGGTACCGAACTCGACAGCCTCGGCTATGACAAGCCCGAGGTGACCTGCACCTTTTGA
- a CDS encoding PQQ-dependent methanol/ethanol family dehydrogenase, protein MIQPARRHSFALGLLVSAMLSSGSLLAAVTDEEILQDPKNPNQIVTNGLGVQGQRFSPLDIINTDNVKDLRPVWAFSFGGEKQRGQQAQPMVKDGVMYLTGSYSRVFAVDARTGKKLWQYDARLPDDIRPCCDVINRGVALYGDLVYFGTLDAKLVALNKDTGKVVWSKQVADHKAGYSISAAPMIVNGKLITGVAGGEFGVVGKVEAYDPKNGTLLWSRPTVEGNMGYVYKDGQAIENGISGGEANKTWPGDLWKTGGAAPWLGGYYDPSNNQILIGTGNPSPWNSHMRPGDNLYSSSRLSLNPDDGTIKWHFQSTPHDGWDYDGVNELISFDYQENGKTVQAAATADRNGFFYVLNRKDGKFIRGFPFADKITWASGLDKDGRPIYIDASRPGAPDGEAKGSAAFVAPAFLGAKNWMPMAYSPDTGLFYVPGNEWGMDIWNEGIAYKKGAAFLGAGFTIKPLNEDYIGVLRAIDPKTGKEVWRHKNYAPLWGGVLATKGNLVFTGTPEGFLQAFNAKTGDKVWEFQTGSGVLGSPVTWEMDGEQYVSVLSGWGGAVPLWGGEVAKRVKDFNQGGMLWTFKLPKELVTKR, encoded by the coding sequence ATGATTCAACCCGCACGTCGCCATTCTTTCGCACTGGGTCTGCTGGTCAGCGCCATGCTGTCGTCCGGCAGCCTCCTGGCCGCTGTGACCGACGAAGAAATCCTCCAGGACCCCAAGAACCCCAATCAGATCGTCACCAACGGCCTGGGCGTGCAGGGCCAGCGCTTCAGCCCGCTGGACATCATCAACACCGACAACGTCAAGGACCTGCGTCCCGTTTGGGCCTTCTCGTTTGGCGGTGAAAAACAGCGTGGGCAGCAGGCGCAACCCATGGTCAAGGACGGGGTGATGTACCTCACCGGCTCTTATTCACGGGTGTTCGCGGTGGACGCGCGCACTGGCAAGAAACTTTGGCAGTACGACGCGCGTCTGCCTGACGACATCCGTCCGTGCTGCGACGTGATCAACCGGGGCGTGGCGCTGTACGGCGATCTGGTGTACTTCGGCACCCTCGACGCCAAGCTGGTCGCGCTCAACAAAGACACGGGCAAAGTGGTCTGGAGCAAGCAGGTCGCTGACCACAAGGCCGGTTACTCCATCAGCGCTGCGCCCATGATCGTCAATGGCAAGCTGATCACAGGCGTTGCGGGCGGCGAGTTTGGCGTGGTCGGCAAGGTCGAAGCCTACGACCCGAAAAACGGCACCTTGCTGTGGTCGCGTCCAACCGTGGAAGGCAACATGGGTTACGTCTACAAAGACGGTCAGGCCATTGAAAACGGCATCTCCGGTGGTGAGGCGAACAAGACCTGGCCGGGCGATCTGTGGAAGACCGGCGGCGCGGCGCCGTGGCTTGGCGGCTATTACGACCCCAGCAATAACCAGATCCTGATTGGCACCGGCAACCCCTCGCCGTGGAATTCGCACATGCGGCCGGGCGATAACCTGTATTCCTCGTCGCGGCTGTCGCTGAACCCCGATGACGGCACCATCAAATGGCACTTCCAGAGCACGCCCCATGATGGCTGGGACTATGACGGCGTGAACGAACTGATCTCCTTCGATTATCAGGAAAACGGCAAGACCGTTCAGGCTGCCGCGACGGCCGACCGCAACGGGTTCTTCTACGTACTCAATCGCAAGGACGGCAAGTTCATTCGCGGTTTCCCGTTCGCCGACAAGATCACCTGGGCCAGCGGCCTGGACAAGGACGGTCGGCCGATCTACATCGACGCCAGCCGTCCCGGTGCACCAGACGGCGAAGCCAAGGGCTCGGCGGCGTTCGTGGCGCCCGCGTTCCTCGGCGCGAAAAACTGGATGCCCATGGCCTACAGCCCTGACACCGGCCTGTTCTACGTGCCGGGCAACGAATGGGGCATGGACATCTGGAACGAAGGCATCGCCTACAAGAAAGGCGCAGCGTTTCTGGGCGCGGGCTTCACCATCAAGCCGCTGAACGAGGATTACATTGGCGTATTGCGCGCCATCGACCCGAAAACCGGCAAGGAAGTCTGGCGTCACAAGAACTACGCGCCGCTGTGGGGCGGGGTGCTCGCGACGAAGGGCAATCTGGTCTTCACCGGCACGCCGGAAGGTTTTTTGCAGGCGTTCAACGCCAAAACCGGCGACAAGGTCTGGGAGTTCCAGACCGGTTCAGGCGTGCTGGGTTCGCCGGTCACCTGGGAGATGGACGGCGAACAGTACGTGTCCGTGCTGTCCGGTTGGGGCGGCGCGGTGCCGCTGTGGGGAGGCGAGGTGGCCAAGCGGGTGAAGGACTTCAACCAGGGCGGCATGCTCTGGACCTTCAAGCTGCCCAAGGAACTGGTGACCAAGCGCTGA
- a CDS encoding PAS domain-containing hybrid sensor histidine kinase/response regulator has protein sequence MAKPSDVQQGALTALLGLGNHSTRKSHYPELTLRLGELETERNRYKWLFENAVHGIFQASLHKGLRAANPALARMLGYRDEHEVLVLLDDLASTLFIGGQVEMNAIAQVLQREHSLQGYETRLRRRDGSYVDVLMNLLLKPDEDGLFEGFVADITERKLAQQRLQELNDQLELRVAARTDELLEANRNLQQQIHQREQIEHDLREARDAAESANRSKDKYLAAASHDLLQPLNAARLLISTLRERALPTAEQTLVERTHQALEGAEDLLTDLLDIAKLDRASIEPDIELYRLEEILAPLVSEFEPVAAAAGLTLRAHIAGLAVRTDLRLLTRILRNFLSNACRYTEHGGILLGARKRGESLRIEVWDTGRGIAEDRLDSIFLEFNQLDVGRAADRKGVGLGLAIVERIGRILGCAIHVRSQPGRGSVFSINVPLSADMPVPISAVAQQLPGAGNPLPGRRLLVLDNETSILESMAALLGQWGCEVLTATDQAACYSVLQGRAPELILFDFHLDHGVLGCEVVADIRAHFNLDIPCVMITADRTDACRRSLQKLGAPLLNKPVKPGKLRAVVSQLLG, from the coding sequence ATGGCGAAGCCCTCTGACGTCCAGCAAGGCGCGCTCACAGCGCTGCTCGGGTTGGGCAATCACTCGACCCGAAAAAGCCATTATCCGGAACTGACCCTGCGTCTGGGGGAGCTGGAAACCGAGCGCAACCGCTATAAATGGTTGTTTGAAAACGCCGTGCACGGCATCTTCCAGGCCAGCCTGCACAAGGGCCTTCGCGCCGCTAACCCGGCGTTGGCGCGCATGCTCGGTTATCGCGATGAGCACGAGGTGTTGGTGTTGCTGGATGACCTTGCCAGCACGCTGTTCATCGGGGGGCAGGTGGAAATGAACGCCATCGCTCAGGTGCTGCAGCGCGAGCACAGCCTGCAAGGGTATGAAACCCGGTTGCGGCGCCGGGATGGCAGTTACGTCGACGTGCTGATGAACTTGCTGCTCAAACCGGACGAGGACGGCTTGTTCGAAGGCTTCGTGGCGGACATCACCGAGCGCAAACTGGCGCAGCAACGCCTGCAGGAGCTCAACGATCAACTCGAATTGCGCGTGGCCGCCCGCACCGACGAGTTGCTGGAAGCCAACCGTAACCTGCAACAGCAGATCCACCAGCGAGAGCAGATCGAACATGACCTGCGCGAAGCCCGGGACGCTGCCGAATCCGCCAACCGCAGCAAGGACAAATACCTCGCAGCGGCCAGCCATGACCTGTTGCAGCCACTGAATGCGGCGCGTCTGCTGATTTCCACCCTGCGTGAGCGCGCGCTGCCAACTGCCGAACAGACATTGGTGGAGCGTACGCATCAGGCGCTGGAGGGGGCCGAAGACCTGCTCACTGATCTGCTGGACATTGCCAAGCTCGACCGGGCGTCCATTGAGCCGGACATCGAGCTGTATCGGTTGGAAGAAATACTGGCGCCACTGGTCTCCGAGTTCGAGCCGGTGGCCGCGGCAGCGGGGTTGACCCTGCGTGCGCACATCGCCGGGCTGGCCGTGCGGACAGACCTGCGTTTGTTGACGCGCATCCTGCGTAACTTTCTCAGCAACGCCTGCCGCTACACCGAGCACGGCGGCATTTTGCTGGGTGCCCGCAAACGCGGCGAGTCGTTGCGCATCGAGGTGTGGGACACCGGGCGCGGCATCGCCGAGGACCGGCTGGATTCGATCTTTCTCGAGTTCAACCAACTGGACGTCGGCCGCGCTGCGGACCGTAAAGGCGTCGGGCTGGGGTTGGCGATCGTGGAGCGCATCGGCCGTATTCTCGGTTGTGCCATTCACGTGCGCTCGCAACCGGGGCGCGGTTCAGTGTTCTCGATCAACGTGCCGCTGTCAGCCGACATGCCGGTGCCGATCAGTGCCGTTGCGCAACAGTTACCGGGTGCAGGCAATCCGCTGCCGGGCCGTCGTTTGCTGGTGCTGGATAACGAGACCAGCATCCTTGAGAGCATGGCGGCGTTGCTGGGGCAGTGGGGGTGTGAAGTGCTTACCGCGACTGATCAGGCGGCATGTTACAGCGTTCTGCAGGGCCGCGCGCCGGAGCTGATTCTGTTTGACTTCCATCTGGATCACGGCGTGCTGGGCTGCGAGGTAGTAGCGGACATTCGCGCGCACTTCAACCTGGATATTCCCTGCGTGATGATTACCGCCGACCGTACAGATGCGTGTCGCAGGTCCCTGCAGAAGCTGGGCGCGCCGTTGTTGAACAAACCCGTCAAGCCGGGGAAGTTGCGAGCGGTGGTGAGTCAGTTGTTGGGTTAG
- a CDS encoding YVTN family beta-propeller repeat protein, whose translation MRRTLIATALLIAAGQSLAATAFVSNEKDNNLSLIDMETLQVTQTLPVGMRPRGLLLSHDNTLLYICASDSDRVQVMDVATRKIIKELPSGKDPEQFALHPNNRWLYVSNEDDSLVTVIDTETSKVLAQVDVGVEPEGMAVSPDGKWAVNTSETTNMLHWIDTSTQTLADNTLVDQRPRFVEFTKDGSQLWSSAEIGGTVSVIDVASRKILRTLKFEIKGVHPDKVQPVGIKISDDGKYAFVALGPANHVAVIDAKTLDIVDYLLVGRRVWQLSFTPDQKQLLATNGVSGDVSVIDVASLKVLKSVKVGRYPWGVVVAP comes from the coding sequence ATGCGCCGCACCCTGATAGCCACTGCCCTGTTGATCGCTGCGGGCCAAAGCCTGGCCGCCACTGCGTTCGTCTCCAACGAGAAGGACAACAACCTCAGCCTGATCGACATGGAGACGTTGCAGGTGACCCAGACCTTGCCCGTCGGGATGCGGCCGCGCGGCCTGCTGCTGTCTCACGACAACACATTGCTCTACATCTGCGCGAGCGACTCGGACCGCGTGCAGGTGATGGACGTCGCCACGCGCAAGATCATCAAGGAACTGCCCTCCGGCAAGGACCCCGAGCAATTCGCCCTGCACCCCAATAACCGTTGGTTGTACGTCTCCAACGAAGACGACTCGCTGGTGACGGTCATCGACACCGAGACCTCGAAGGTGCTCGCGCAGGTGGACGTCGGCGTCGAGCCCGAAGGCATGGCGGTGAGCCCTGATGGCAAGTGGGCGGTCAATACCAGTGAAACCACCAACATGCTGCACTGGATCGACACCTCGACCCAGACGCTCGCCGATAACACGCTGGTCGATCAACGCCCGCGCTTCGTCGAGTTCACCAAGGACGGCTCGCAGCTGTGGTCGTCGGCAGAGATCGGCGGCACGGTGAGCGTGATCGACGTCGCCAGCCGCAAGATCCTCAGAACCCTGAAATTCGAGATCAAGGGCGTGCACCCGGACAAGGTGCAGCCGGTGGGCATCAAGATCAGCGATGACGGCAAATACGCATTTGTCGCCTTGGGGCCGGCCAATCATGTCGCGGTGATCGACGCCAAAACCCTGGACATCGTCGACTACCTGCTGGTGGGCCGCCGGGTCTGGCAGCTGTCCTTCACCCCGGATCAGAAACAGCTGTTGGCAACCAATGGCGTCAGCGGTGACGTCTCGGTGATCGACGTGGCCAGCCTCAAGGTGCTCAAGTCGGTCAAGGTCGGGCGTTATCCATGGGGCGTGGTGGTAGCGCCATGA
- the pqqA gene encoding pyrroloquinoline quinone precursor peptide PqqA, with protein MWKTPAFTDLRIGFEVTMYFANR; from the coding sequence ATGTGGAAAACACCAGCGTTCACCGATTTGCGTATCGGATTTGAAGTGACCATGTACTTCGCCAACCGTTGA
- a CDS encoding quinoprotein relay system zinc metallohydrolase 1: MCLVACLLVCVTALAHAELEYRLQPRQIAEDTYLLEGTTENFDKRNGGNIVNTGFIVTDSGVVVIDTGPSRRYGEALRLAIGTVTDKPVIQVFLTHHHPDHVLGNQAFADVPIGALAGAADLMRKHGDALTENLYRVVGDWMRGTEIRLPTQVVAPGTLAFGGHRLRLVALSGHTGADLAILDENTGVLFAGDIVFYQRALTTPNSPGVQVWLNDLDTLQGLPWKWLVPGHGPVATDVRPFEQMRDYLGWLDRLLRDGAAQGADMAELIGSPIPERFAAISLTRYELIRSVSHLYPAYERAQMVRVDAH; the protein is encoded by the coding sequence ATGTGCCTCGTTGCGTGTCTGCTGGTCTGCGTCACTGCGCTGGCACACGCGGAACTGGAATATCGCCTGCAACCCCGGCAGATCGCTGAAGACACTTACCTGCTAGAGGGCACGACCGAAAACTTCGACAAACGCAACGGCGGCAACATCGTCAACACCGGTTTTATCGTCACCGACAGCGGCGTGGTGGTCATCGACACCGGCCCGTCACGGCGCTATGGCGAGGCCTTGCGCCTTGCCATCGGTACGGTGACCGACAAGCCGGTGATTCAGGTGTTCCTGACCCATCATCATCCCGACCATGTGCTGGGCAATCAGGCATTCGCCGATGTGCCGATCGGTGCGCTCGCCGGCGCCGCCGACCTGATGCGCAAGCACGGGGATGCCCTGACGGAAAACCTGTACCGGGTGGTCGGCGACTGGATGCGAGGCACCGAAATACGTCTTCCGACGCAGGTCGTGGCGCCGGGCACGCTGGCGTTCGGCGGTCACCGCTTGCGCCTCGTGGCGCTCTCCGGGCATACGGGCGCCGACCTCGCCATCCTCGACGAAAACACGGGCGTGTTGTTCGCGGGCGATATCGTCTTTTACCAACGCGCTTTGACAACCCCGAACAGTCCGGGCGTGCAGGTGTGGCTCAACGACCTGGACACCCTTCAGGGCCTGCCGTGGAAATGGTTGGTACCCGGCCATGGTCCCGTGGCGACAGACGTCCGGCCTTTCGAGCAGATGCGTGATTACCTGGGCTGGCTCGACAGGCTATTGAGGGACGGGGCCGCCCAGGGCGCGGACATGGCAGAGCTCATCGGAAGCCCGATTCCGGAGCGGTTCGCTGCCATCAGCCTGACCCGGTACGAACTGATTCGCAGCGTCAGCCATTTGTATCCGGCGTACGAGCGGGCGCAGATGGTGCGGGTCGATGCGCACTGA